From one Scophthalmus maximus strain ysfricsl-2021 chromosome 19, ASM2237912v1, whole genome shotgun sequence genomic stretch:
- the arl6ip4 gene encoding ADP-ribosylation factor-like protein 6-interacting protein 4, producing the protein MGRSRSPDRADRDKKKKKRRRSSSSSTSSSSPSSSSSNSRARSRSSKKGAHKDQDVKTQRKKRRRNSSSSSSSSSSSSSSSSDEKTKRKKSKGKKKKLKKKKAKAKKQRKKEKKRKEKLKKETKEKKRAEGLSTTTPPAEKPPPFLDVWQSDEGAVELGPVMTDEQKARLSTKRPLTKEEYEARQSVIRRVVDHETGRTRLVRGEGEIIEEMVSKEKHKEINKQATKGDGNAFQRKLGVNR; encoded by the exons ATGGGTCGCAGCAGATCGCCCGACAGAGCCGACagagataagaagaagaagaaacggagacggtcctcctcttcttcaacaTCCTCGTCGTCTCCGTCGTCGTCTTCGTCCAACAGCAGGGCTCGGAGCAGGTCGTCAAAGAAAGGGGCTCACAAGGACCAAG ATGTGAAAACTCAGAGAAAGAAGCGCAGAAGAaactcctcgtcctcctcctcctcttcatcgtcctcttcctcctcatcgaGTGAcgagaagacaaagaggaagaagagcaaaggtaagaagaagaagctgaagaagaaaaaggcgAAGGcgaagaaacagaggaaaaaggagaagaagaggaaagagaagctgaagaaggagacgaaggagaagaagagagcggAGGGACTGTCGACCACCACCCCTCCAGCAGAGAAACCTCCGCCTTTCCTGGACGTGTGGCAGAGTGACGAGGGGGCGGTGGAGCTCGGACCTG tGATGACAGATGAGCAGAAGGCCCGGCTCTCCACCAAGAGGCCCCTCACCAAGGAGGAGTACGAGGCCCGGCAAAGTGTGATCCGCAGGGTGGTGGACCACGAAACAGGACGGACCAG ACTGGtgcgaggagagggagagatcatAGAGGAGATGgtcagcaaagaaaaacacaaagagatcaACAAG CAAGCCACCAAGGGCGACGGGAACGCCTTCCAGAGGAAGCTGGGAGTCAACAGGTAG